In the Theobroma cacao cultivar B97-61/B2 chromosome 1, Criollo_cocoa_genome_V2, whole genome shotgun sequence genome, one interval contains:
- the LOC18613967 gene encoding lysine-specific demethylase JMJ25 isoform X2, producing the protein MDSPSDRRCTRSAGRGKWRCSETTLPSNSYCEKHYLQKIKRARQRIGGDRIDDSDRNSCELKIRGGRRSDVRDRRGEVSVSEKNKRKEGREEELSGGSEEEDGLLLTEILARERRKVEKTKRGVKGSKVSSGNSVKEIVDSGEGKANSREKHGSSGKAVRNGAEREKKSSEKDKSNKSKEYGSLMCHQCQRNDKSGVVFCSRCQRKRYCYECLEKWYPEKTRDEVKEACPYCCGNCNCKACLREVVVVKDGHKDVNISVKLERLKYLLFKALPVLRHIYKEQRSEIEIEADIKGSQLTEIDITRCKLEKSERLYCDNCNTSIVNFHRSCPSCSYDLCLTCCQELREGSQPGGNKVETSQQQFVERANFRIKHNDGNTNAPRSRHQWESQVGPATNDKAHMSSYFPDWRANTNGSIPCPPSDQGGCGASILELRRVFKANWVTKLISNVEDITSQYKPPDVDFSIECSACQPNGSDGNSNSRSNVRHAANREESHDNFLFCPNAVDISDDEIEHFQRHWMRGEPVIVRNVLEKTSGLSWEPMVMWRAFRETGANVKFKEETRSVKAIDCLDWCEVEINIHQFFKGYLEGRMHRSGWPEMLKLKDWPSSTLFEERLPRHNAEFIAALPYSDYTDPKSGLLNLATRLPEGSLKPDMGPKTYIAYGFSEELGRGDSVTKLHCDMSDAVNVLTHTTKVNIAPWQCQKIKRRQNEYAAKDLQELYGGVDKAKVGMERRSLKRTYGDKLTVTDCTKNGSMEYDHFLLEEKHIKPEMGHSVSPQNRKTTITGTELLQENDTKPHILEYNESKVTQSLKCNDNTEKDSFLENSDRKITSNQLKVEPGKCSLSSGVDARDNLFVGIVCRKLGMLEHNATVEAELLPENNDQAITDQKMEEFGLKESSSSSSTVKKDNLEIRTTDYTLEGEEGIRNISVKDLGDELVYSPELNASKAENMSLKLNEQREKQSEVEGNCFPDDVDVSERNFSVENVTSPANHATFDINAVGSGSEGIADSAKCSNEMVVMKLTNKKDILGISLSGENRCDGPGSKESDRVPIKDLENNEKSQMVNGGAVWDIFRKQDVLKIIQYLEKHNKEFRHLNNLPVNSVIHPIHDQTLFLNERHKKQLKEEFNVEPWTFEQYLGEAVFIPAGCPHQVRNRQSCIKVALDFVSPDNIEECIRLTKDFRMLPKSHRAKEDKLEVKKMVLYAVSSAVKEARSLMPNQE; encoded by the exons ATGGACTCACCGTCCGATCGACGGTGCACGAGAAGCGCCGGTAGAGGTAAGTGGCGGTGCAGCGAAACGACATTGCCTTCGAACTCGTACTGCGAGAAGCACTACCTGCAAAAAATTAAGCGGGCGCGGCAAAGAATTGGTGGAGACAGAATTGACGACAGCGACCGCAATAGTTGCGAGTTAAAAATCAGAGGCGGTCGGAGGAGTGACGTCAGGGACCGGAGAGGTGAAGTCAGCGTATCGGAGAAGAATAAGAGGAAGGAGGGGAGAGAGGAGGAGTTGAGCGGTGGATCGGAAGAAGAGGACGGGCTACTGTTGACTGAGATATTGGCAAGGGAGCGTAGGAAGGTAGAGAAAACGAAGCGTGGTGTTAAGGGGAGTAAGGTTAGTTCTGGAAATTCAGTGAAGGAGATTGTGGATTCCGGTGAAGGAAAAGCTAATTCCCGCGAAAAACACGGCTCTTCTGGTAAGGCCGTTAGGAATGGCgcggagagagaaaaaaaatcctcCGAGAAG GATAAGTCAAATAAAAGCAAAGAGTATGGGAGTTTAATGTGTCATCAATGTCAACGGAATGATAAGAGTGGTGTAGTTTTTTGTTCCCGGTGTCAGAGGAAGCGTTACTGTTATGAGTGTCTTGAAAAGTG GTATCCTGAGAAAACAAGGGATGAAGTTAAGGAAGCATGTCCGTATTGCTGTGGCAATTGCAATTGTAAAGCTTGCTTGCGTGAAGTTGTGGTTGTCAAG GATGGCCACAAGGATGTAAACATCAGTGTTAAATTAGAGCGGCTAAAATACTTGCTATTTAAAGCTCTACCAGTTCTCAGGCATATATACAAGGAGCAGAGGTCCGAAATAGAGATTGAAGCAGACATAAAGG GATCTCAGTTAACAGAAATTGATATAACAAGGTGTAAATTGGAAAAAAGTGAACGTTTGTACTG TGACAACTGCAATACATCAATTGTTAACTTTCACAGAAGCTGCCCCAGCTGTTCTTATGATCTATGCCTAACCTGTTGTCAAGAGCTAAGAGAAGGCAGCCAACCTGGAGGTAATAAAGTGGAAACATCCCAACAACAGTTTGTAGAAAGAGCTAATTTTCGAATTAAACACAACGATGGAAATACTAATGCACCAAGAAGTAGACACCAATGGGAGAGCCAAGTGGGTCCAGCCACTAATGATAAAGCTCATATGTCTTCTTACTTTCCTGATTGGCGAGCAAACACAAATGGTAGCATTCCATGCCCTCCAAGTGACCAAGGAGGTTGTGGTGCTTCGATACTTGAGTTGAGACGTGTTTTTAAAGCTAATTGGGTAACTAAGCTGATAAGTAATGTGGAGGACATTACCAGTCAATATAAGCCACCTGATGTTGATTTCTCTATAGAATGTTCTGCATGCCAGCCAAATGGTTCAGATGGGAACAGCAACAGCCGTTCTAATGTGAGACATGCAGCTAACAGGGAAGAAAGTCATGATAACTTTTTATTCTGCCCAAATGCTGTTGATATATCAGATGATGAAATTGAGCATTTTCAGAGACACTGGATGAGGGGTGAACCTGTGATTGTCCGAAATGTTCTTGAGAAAACATCTGGTCTTAGTTGGGAACCCATGGTCATGTGGAGGGCCTTTAGAGAAACAGGTGCCAATGTAAAATTCAAAGAAGAGACTCGAAGTGTGAAGGCCATTGATTGCTTAGATTGGTGTGAG GTTGAAATTAATATTCACCAATTTTTCAAGGGCTACTTAGAGGGCCGTATGCATAGAAGTGGGTGGCCagaaatgttgaaattgaagGATTGGCCTTCATCAACCTTATTTGAAGAACGTTTGCCCAGGCATAATGCTGAATTTATTGCTGCACTCCCTTACAGTGACTACACTGATCCAAAATCAGGCCTTTTAAACCTTGCTACACGACTTCCAGAGGGATCATTGAAACCAGACATGGGACCCAAAACATATATTGCATATGGATTCTCCGAAGAACTTGGTAGAGGTGATTCAGTGACAAAGCTGCATTGTGATATGTCTGATGCG GTAAATGTATTGACGCACACAACTAAGGTGAATATTGCTCCCTGGCAAtgccaaaaaataaaaagaaggcAAAATGAATATGCTGCTAAAGACTTGCAGGAACTCTATGGTGGTGTAGATAAGGCTAAGGTTGGAATGGAAAGAAGATCACTGAAGAGAACTTATGGGGACAAGCTCACTGTTACTGACTGTACGAAGAATGGAAGCATGGAGTATGACCACTTCTTGTTGGAAGAGAAGCACATAAAG CCTGAAATGGGACATTCTGTTTCTCCTCAAAATAGGAAAACTACTATTACTGGGACAGAGTTGCTCCAAGAAAATGATACAAAGCCTCATATACTTGAGTATAATGAAAGTAAGGTGACACAATCATTAAAGTGTAATGATAACACTGAAAAAGACTCCTTTCTAGAAAATAGTGACAGAAAAATAACTTCAAATCAGCTGAAAGTTGAGCCAGGCAAATGCTCTTTGTCAAGCGGTGTAGATGCAAGGGATAATCTGTTTGTTGGAATTGTGTGTAGGAAATTAGGCATGTTGGAGCATAATGCGACGGTAGAGGCAGAGTTATTACCAGAAAATAATGACCAAGCAATAACTGATCAAAAGATGGAAGAATTTGGACTGAAGGAAAGCTCTTCATCAAGCAGTACAGTAAAGAAGGATAATTTGGAAATTAGAACTACGGATTATACTTTAGAGGGAGAGGAAGGGATTAGAAATATTTCAGTAAAGGACCTAGGAGATGAACTTGTCTACTCTCCAGAGTTAAATGCATCCAAAGCAGAAAACATgagtttgaagttaaatgaacaaagagaaaagcaaTCGGAAGTGGAAGGAAATTGTTTTCCGGATGATGTGGATGTTTCTGAAAGGAATTTCTCTGTTGAAAATGTGACAAGCCCTGCTAATCATGCCACTTTTGATATTAATGCAGTTGGATCTGGGAGTGAAGGTATAGCTGATTCTGCTAAATGTTCTAATGAAATGGTGGTAATGAAGCTTACTAATAAGAAAGACATTTTAGGGATTTCTCTCTCGGGTGAAAACAGATGTGATGGTCCTGGATCAAAAGAATCAGACCGAGTGCCTATCAAGGATTTAGAAAATAATGAGAAGTCACAAATGGTCAACGGTGGTGCTGTCTGGGATATCTTTCGCAAGCAGGATGTTCTCAAAATCATTCAATATTTGGAAAAGCACAATAAGGAATTTCGCCACCTTAATAATCTTCCTGTAAATTCT GTCATTCATCCTATTCATGATCAAACTCTTTTCTTAAATGAGAGGCATAAGAAACAACTGAAAGAGGAATTTA ATGTGGAGCCTTGGACATTTGAGCAATACCTTGGTGAGGCTGTTTTCATTCCTGCTGGATGTCCTCATCAAGTGAGAAATAGACAA tCTTGTATAAAGGTGGCACTGGATTTTGTATCTCCTGACAATATTGAAGAATGTATTCGGTTAACCAAAGATTTTCGTATGCTCCCTAAGAGCCATAGAGCCAAGGAAGACAAGTTAGAG GTTAAGAAGATGGTGCTCTATGCTGTAAGCTCAGCTGTGAAAGAGGCCCGAAGTTTGATGCCTAACCAGGAGTAA
- the LOC18613967 gene encoding lysine-specific demethylase JMJ25 isoform X1, whose protein sequence is MDSPSDRRCTRSAGRGKWRCSETTLPSNSYCEKHYLQKIKRARQRIGGDRIDDSDRNSCELKIRGGRRSDVRDRRGEVSVSEKNKRKEGREEELSGGSEEEDGLLLTEILARERRKVEKTKRGVKGSKVSSGNSVKEIVDSGEGKANSREKHGSSGKAVRNGAEREKKSSEKDKSNKSKEYGSLMCHQCQRNDKSGVVFCSRCQRKRYCYECLEKWYPEKTRDEVKEACPYCCGNCNCKACLREVVVVKDGHKDVNISVKLERLKYLLFKALPVLRHIYKEQRSEIEIEADIKGSQLTEIDITRCKLEKSERLYCDNCNTSIVNFHRSCPSCSYDLCLTCCQELREGSQPGGNKVETSQQQFVERANFRIKHNDGNTNAPRSRHQWESQVGPATNDKAHMSSYFPDWRANTNGSIPCPPSDQGGCGASILELRRVFKANWVTKLISNVEDITSQYKPPDVDFSIECSACQPNGSDGNSNSRSNVRHAANREESHDNFLFCPNAVDISDDEIEHFQRHWMRGEPVIVRNVLEKTSGLSWEPMVMWRAFRETGANVKFKEETRSVKAIDCLDWCEVEINIHQFFKGYLEGRMHRSGWPEMLKLKDWPSSTLFEERLPRHNAEFIAALPYSDYTDPKSGLLNLATRLPEGSLKPDMGPKTYIAYGFSEELGRGDSVTKLHCDMSDAVNVLTHTTKVNIAPWQCQKIKRRQNEYAAKDLQELYGGVDKAKVGMERRSLKRTYGDKLTVTDCTKNGSMEYDHFLLEEKHIKVRKVDKEQSDTNLPFSNSMDLRVVGLDESQPEMGHSVSPQNRKTTITGTELLQENDTKPHILEYNESKVTQSLKCNDNTEKDSFLENSDRKITSNQLKVEPGKCSLSSGVDARDNLFVGIVCRKLGMLEHNATVEAELLPENNDQAITDQKMEEFGLKESSSSSSTVKKDNLEIRTTDYTLEGEEGIRNISVKDLGDELVYSPELNASKAENMSLKLNEQREKQSEVEGNCFPDDVDVSERNFSVENVTSPANHATFDINAVGSGSEGIADSAKCSNEMVVMKLTNKKDILGISLSGENRCDGPGSKESDRVPIKDLENNEKSQMVNGGAVWDIFRKQDVLKIIQYLEKHNKEFRHLNNLPVNSVIHPIHDQTLFLNERHKKQLKEEFNVEPWTFEQYLGEAVFIPAGCPHQVRNRQSCIKVALDFVSPDNIEECIRLTKDFRMLPKSHRAKEDKLEVKKMVLYAVSSAVKEARSLMPNQE, encoded by the exons ATGGACTCACCGTCCGATCGACGGTGCACGAGAAGCGCCGGTAGAGGTAAGTGGCGGTGCAGCGAAACGACATTGCCTTCGAACTCGTACTGCGAGAAGCACTACCTGCAAAAAATTAAGCGGGCGCGGCAAAGAATTGGTGGAGACAGAATTGACGACAGCGACCGCAATAGTTGCGAGTTAAAAATCAGAGGCGGTCGGAGGAGTGACGTCAGGGACCGGAGAGGTGAAGTCAGCGTATCGGAGAAGAATAAGAGGAAGGAGGGGAGAGAGGAGGAGTTGAGCGGTGGATCGGAAGAAGAGGACGGGCTACTGTTGACTGAGATATTGGCAAGGGAGCGTAGGAAGGTAGAGAAAACGAAGCGTGGTGTTAAGGGGAGTAAGGTTAGTTCTGGAAATTCAGTGAAGGAGATTGTGGATTCCGGTGAAGGAAAAGCTAATTCCCGCGAAAAACACGGCTCTTCTGGTAAGGCCGTTAGGAATGGCgcggagagagaaaaaaaatcctcCGAGAAG GATAAGTCAAATAAAAGCAAAGAGTATGGGAGTTTAATGTGTCATCAATGTCAACGGAATGATAAGAGTGGTGTAGTTTTTTGTTCCCGGTGTCAGAGGAAGCGTTACTGTTATGAGTGTCTTGAAAAGTG GTATCCTGAGAAAACAAGGGATGAAGTTAAGGAAGCATGTCCGTATTGCTGTGGCAATTGCAATTGTAAAGCTTGCTTGCGTGAAGTTGTGGTTGTCAAG GATGGCCACAAGGATGTAAACATCAGTGTTAAATTAGAGCGGCTAAAATACTTGCTATTTAAAGCTCTACCAGTTCTCAGGCATATATACAAGGAGCAGAGGTCCGAAATAGAGATTGAAGCAGACATAAAGG GATCTCAGTTAACAGAAATTGATATAACAAGGTGTAAATTGGAAAAAAGTGAACGTTTGTACTG TGACAACTGCAATACATCAATTGTTAACTTTCACAGAAGCTGCCCCAGCTGTTCTTATGATCTATGCCTAACCTGTTGTCAAGAGCTAAGAGAAGGCAGCCAACCTGGAGGTAATAAAGTGGAAACATCCCAACAACAGTTTGTAGAAAGAGCTAATTTTCGAATTAAACACAACGATGGAAATACTAATGCACCAAGAAGTAGACACCAATGGGAGAGCCAAGTGGGTCCAGCCACTAATGATAAAGCTCATATGTCTTCTTACTTTCCTGATTGGCGAGCAAACACAAATGGTAGCATTCCATGCCCTCCAAGTGACCAAGGAGGTTGTGGTGCTTCGATACTTGAGTTGAGACGTGTTTTTAAAGCTAATTGGGTAACTAAGCTGATAAGTAATGTGGAGGACATTACCAGTCAATATAAGCCACCTGATGTTGATTTCTCTATAGAATGTTCTGCATGCCAGCCAAATGGTTCAGATGGGAACAGCAACAGCCGTTCTAATGTGAGACATGCAGCTAACAGGGAAGAAAGTCATGATAACTTTTTATTCTGCCCAAATGCTGTTGATATATCAGATGATGAAATTGAGCATTTTCAGAGACACTGGATGAGGGGTGAACCTGTGATTGTCCGAAATGTTCTTGAGAAAACATCTGGTCTTAGTTGGGAACCCATGGTCATGTGGAGGGCCTTTAGAGAAACAGGTGCCAATGTAAAATTCAAAGAAGAGACTCGAAGTGTGAAGGCCATTGATTGCTTAGATTGGTGTGAG GTTGAAATTAATATTCACCAATTTTTCAAGGGCTACTTAGAGGGCCGTATGCATAGAAGTGGGTGGCCagaaatgttgaaattgaagGATTGGCCTTCATCAACCTTATTTGAAGAACGTTTGCCCAGGCATAATGCTGAATTTATTGCTGCACTCCCTTACAGTGACTACACTGATCCAAAATCAGGCCTTTTAAACCTTGCTACACGACTTCCAGAGGGATCATTGAAACCAGACATGGGACCCAAAACATATATTGCATATGGATTCTCCGAAGAACTTGGTAGAGGTGATTCAGTGACAAAGCTGCATTGTGATATGTCTGATGCG GTAAATGTATTGACGCACACAACTAAGGTGAATATTGCTCCCTGGCAAtgccaaaaaataaaaagaaggcAAAATGAATATGCTGCTAAAGACTTGCAGGAACTCTATGGTGGTGTAGATAAGGCTAAGGTTGGAATGGAAAGAAGATCACTGAAGAGAACTTATGGGGACAAGCTCACTGTTACTGACTGTACGAAGAATGGAAGCATGGAGTATGACCACTTCTTGTTGGAAGAGAAGCACATAAAGGTAAGGAAAGTGGATAAAGAACAATCAGATACTAATCTGCCTTTTTCAAATTCTATGGATCTAAGGGTTGTAGGATTGGATGAATCGCAGCCTGAAATGGGACATTCTGTTTCTCCTCAAAATAGGAAAACTACTATTACTGGGACAGAGTTGCTCCAAGAAAATGATACAAAGCCTCATATACTTGAGTATAATGAAAGTAAGGTGACACAATCATTAAAGTGTAATGATAACACTGAAAAAGACTCCTTTCTAGAAAATAGTGACAGAAAAATAACTTCAAATCAGCTGAAAGTTGAGCCAGGCAAATGCTCTTTGTCAAGCGGTGTAGATGCAAGGGATAATCTGTTTGTTGGAATTGTGTGTAGGAAATTAGGCATGTTGGAGCATAATGCGACGGTAGAGGCAGAGTTATTACCAGAAAATAATGACCAAGCAATAACTGATCAAAAGATGGAAGAATTTGGACTGAAGGAAAGCTCTTCATCAAGCAGTACAGTAAAGAAGGATAATTTGGAAATTAGAACTACGGATTATACTTTAGAGGGAGAGGAAGGGATTAGAAATATTTCAGTAAAGGACCTAGGAGATGAACTTGTCTACTCTCCAGAGTTAAATGCATCCAAAGCAGAAAACATgagtttgaagttaaatgaacaaagagaaaagcaaTCGGAAGTGGAAGGAAATTGTTTTCCGGATGATGTGGATGTTTCTGAAAGGAATTTCTCTGTTGAAAATGTGACAAGCCCTGCTAATCATGCCACTTTTGATATTAATGCAGTTGGATCTGGGAGTGAAGGTATAGCTGATTCTGCTAAATGTTCTAATGAAATGGTGGTAATGAAGCTTACTAATAAGAAAGACATTTTAGGGATTTCTCTCTCGGGTGAAAACAGATGTGATGGTCCTGGATCAAAAGAATCAGACCGAGTGCCTATCAAGGATTTAGAAAATAATGAGAAGTCACAAATGGTCAACGGTGGTGCTGTCTGGGATATCTTTCGCAAGCAGGATGTTCTCAAAATCATTCAATATTTGGAAAAGCACAATAAGGAATTTCGCCACCTTAATAATCTTCCTGTAAATTCT GTCATTCATCCTATTCATGATCAAACTCTTTTCTTAAATGAGAGGCATAAGAAACAACTGAAAGAGGAATTTA ATGTGGAGCCTTGGACATTTGAGCAATACCTTGGTGAGGCTGTTTTCATTCCTGCTGGATGTCCTCATCAAGTGAGAAATAGACAA tCTTGTATAAAGGTGGCACTGGATTTTGTATCTCCTGACAATATTGAAGAATGTATTCGGTTAACCAAAGATTTTCGTATGCTCCCTAAGAGCCATAGAGCCAAGGAAGACAAGTTAGAG GTTAAGAAGATGGTGCTCTATGCTGTAAGCTCAGCTGTGAAAGAGGCCCGAAGTTTGATGCCTAACCAGGAGTAA
- the LOC18613967 gene encoding lysine-specific demethylase JMJ25 isoform X3 has product MFKVELFLKSISFALQDKSNKSKEYGSLMCHQCQRNDKSGVVFCSRCQRKRYCYECLEKWYPEKTRDEVKEACPYCCGNCNCKACLREVVVVKDGHKDVNISVKLERLKYLLFKALPVLRHIYKEQRSEIEIEADIKGSQLTEIDITRCKLEKSERLYCDNCNTSIVNFHRSCPSCSYDLCLTCCQELREGSQPGGNKVETSQQQFVERANFRIKHNDGNTNAPRSRHQWESQVGPATNDKAHMSSYFPDWRANTNGSIPCPPSDQGGCGASILELRRVFKANWVTKLISNVEDITSQYKPPDVDFSIECSACQPNGSDGNSNSRSNVRHAANREESHDNFLFCPNAVDISDDEIEHFQRHWMRGEPVIVRNVLEKTSGLSWEPMVMWRAFRETGANVKFKEETRSVKAIDCLDWCEVEINIHQFFKGYLEGRMHRSGWPEMLKLKDWPSSTLFEERLPRHNAEFIAALPYSDYTDPKSGLLNLATRLPEGSLKPDMGPKTYIAYGFSEELGRGDSVTKLHCDMSDAVNVLTHTTKVNIAPWQCQKIKRRQNEYAAKDLQELYGGVDKAKVGMERRSLKRTYGDKLTVTDCTKNGSMEYDHFLLEEKHIKVRKVDKEQSDTNLPFSNSMDLRVVGLDESQPEMGHSVSPQNRKTTITGTELLQENDTKPHILEYNESKVTQSLKCNDNTEKDSFLENSDRKITSNQLKVEPGKCSLSSGVDARDNLFVGIVCRKLGMLEHNATVEAELLPENNDQAITDQKMEEFGLKESSSSSSTVKKDNLEIRTTDYTLEGEEGIRNISVKDLGDELVYSPELNASKAENMSLKLNEQREKQSEVEGNCFPDDVDVSERNFSVENVTSPANHATFDINAVGSGSEGIADSAKCSNEMVVMKLTNKKDILGISLSGENRCDGPGSKESDRVPIKDLENNEKSQMVNGGAVWDIFRKQDVLKIIQYLEKHNKEFRHLNNLPVNSVIHPIHDQTLFLNERHKKQLKEEFNVEPWTFEQYLGEAVFIPAGCPHQVRNRQSCIKVALDFVSPDNIEECIRLTKDFRMLPKSHRAKEDKLEVKKMVLYAVSSAVKEARSLMPNQE; this is encoded by the exons ATGTTCAAAGTTGAACTATTTCTCAAAAGTATAAGTTTTGCTTTGCAGGATAAGTCAAATAAAAGCAAAGAGTATGGGAGTTTAATGTGTCATCAATGTCAACGGAATGATAAGAGTGGTGTAGTTTTTTGTTCCCGGTGTCAGAGGAAGCGTTACTGTTATGAGTGTCTTGAAAAGTG GTATCCTGAGAAAACAAGGGATGAAGTTAAGGAAGCATGTCCGTATTGCTGTGGCAATTGCAATTGTAAAGCTTGCTTGCGTGAAGTTGTGGTTGTCAAG GATGGCCACAAGGATGTAAACATCAGTGTTAAATTAGAGCGGCTAAAATACTTGCTATTTAAAGCTCTACCAGTTCTCAGGCATATATACAAGGAGCAGAGGTCCGAAATAGAGATTGAAGCAGACATAAAGG GATCTCAGTTAACAGAAATTGATATAACAAGGTGTAAATTGGAAAAAAGTGAACGTTTGTACTG TGACAACTGCAATACATCAATTGTTAACTTTCACAGAAGCTGCCCCAGCTGTTCTTATGATCTATGCCTAACCTGTTGTCAAGAGCTAAGAGAAGGCAGCCAACCTGGAGGTAATAAAGTGGAAACATCCCAACAACAGTTTGTAGAAAGAGCTAATTTTCGAATTAAACACAACGATGGAAATACTAATGCACCAAGAAGTAGACACCAATGGGAGAGCCAAGTGGGTCCAGCCACTAATGATAAAGCTCATATGTCTTCTTACTTTCCTGATTGGCGAGCAAACACAAATGGTAGCATTCCATGCCCTCCAAGTGACCAAGGAGGTTGTGGTGCTTCGATACTTGAGTTGAGACGTGTTTTTAAAGCTAATTGGGTAACTAAGCTGATAAGTAATGTGGAGGACATTACCAGTCAATATAAGCCACCTGATGTTGATTTCTCTATAGAATGTTCTGCATGCCAGCCAAATGGTTCAGATGGGAACAGCAACAGCCGTTCTAATGTGAGACATGCAGCTAACAGGGAAGAAAGTCATGATAACTTTTTATTCTGCCCAAATGCTGTTGATATATCAGATGATGAAATTGAGCATTTTCAGAGACACTGGATGAGGGGTGAACCTGTGATTGTCCGAAATGTTCTTGAGAAAACATCTGGTCTTAGTTGGGAACCCATGGTCATGTGGAGGGCCTTTAGAGAAACAGGTGCCAATGTAAAATTCAAAGAAGAGACTCGAAGTGTGAAGGCCATTGATTGCTTAGATTGGTGTGAG GTTGAAATTAATATTCACCAATTTTTCAAGGGCTACTTAGAGGGCCGTATGCATAGAAGTGGGTGGCCagaaatgttgaaattgaagGATTGGCCTTCATCAACCTTATTTGAAGAACGTTTGCCCAGGCATAATGCTGAATTTATTGCTGCACTCCCTTACAGTGACTACACTGATCCAAAATCAGGCCTTTTAAACCTTGCTACACGACTTCCAGAGGGATCATTGAAACCAGACATGGGACCCAAAACATATATTGCATATGGATTCTCCGAAGAACTTGGTAGAGGTGATTCAGTGACAAAGCTGCATTGTGATATGTCTGATGCG GTAAATGTATTGACGCACACAACTAAGGTGAATATTGCTCCCTGGCAAtgccaaaaaataaaaagaaggcAAAATGAATATGCTGCTAAAGACTTGCAGGAACTCTATGGTGGTGTAGATAAGGCTAAGGTTGGAATGGAAAGAAGATCACTGAAGAGAACTTATGGGGACAAGCTCACTGTTACTGACTGTACGAAGAATGGAAGCATGGAGTATGACCACTTCTTGTTGGAAGAGAAGCACATAAAGGTAAGGAAAGTGGATAAAGAACAATCAGATACTAATCTGCCTTTTTCAAATTCTATGGATCTAAGGGTTGTAGGATTGGATGAATCGCAGCCTGAAATGGGACATTCTGTTTCTCCTCAAAATAGGAAAACTACTATTACTGGGACAGAGTTGCTCCAAGAAAATGATACAAAGCCTCATATACTTGAGTATAATGAAAGTAAGGTGACACAATCATTAAAGTGTAATGATAACACTGAAAAAGACTCCTTTCTAGAAAATAGTGACAGAAAAATAACTTCAAATCAGCTGAAAGTTGAGCCAGGCAAATGCTCTTTGTCAAGCGGTGTAGATGCAAGGGATAATCTGTTTGTTGGAATTGTGTGTAGGAAATTAGGCATGTTGGAGCATAATGCGACGGTAGAGGCAGAGTTATTACCAGAAAATAATGACCAAGCAATAACTGATCAAAAGATGGAAGAATTTGGACTGAAGGAAAGCTCTTCATCAAGCAGTACAGTAAAGAAGGATAATTTGGAAATTAGAACTACGGATTATACTTTAGAGGGAGAGGAAGGGATTAGAAATATTTCAGTAAAGGACCTAGGAGATGAACTTGTCTACTCTCCAGAGTTAAATGCATCCAAAGCAGAAAACATgagtttgaagttaaatgaacaaagagaaaagcaaTCGGAAGTGGAAGGAAATTGTTTTCCGGATGATGTGGATGTTTCTGAAAGGAATTTCTCTGTTGAAAATGTGACAAGCCCTGCTAATCATGCCACTTTTGATATTAATGCAGTTGGATCTGGGAGTGAAGGTATAGCTGATTCTGCTAAATGTTCTAATGAAATGGTGGTAATGAAGCTTACTAATAAGAAAGACATTTTAGGGATTTCTCTCTCGGGTGAAAACAGATGTGATGGTCCTGGATCAAAAGAATCAGACCGAGTGCCTATCAAGGATTTAGAAAATAATGAGAAGTCACAAATGGTCAACGGTGGTGCTGTCTGGGATATCTTTCGCAAGCAGGATGTTCTCAAAATCATTCAATATTTGGAAAAGCACAATAAGGAATTTCGCCACCTTAATAATCTTCCTGTAAATTCT GTCATTCATCCTATTCATGATCAAACTCTTTTCTTAAATGAGAGGCATAAGAAACAACTGAAAGAGGAATTTA ATGTGGAGCCTTGGACATTTGAGCAATACCTTGGTGAGGCTGTTTTCATTCCTGCTGGATGTCCTCATCAAGTGAGAAATAGACAA tCTTGTATAAAGGTGGCACTGGATTTTGTATCTCCTGACAATATTGAAGAATGTATTCGGTTAACCAAAGATTTTCGTATGCTCCCTAAGAGCCATAGAGCCAAGGAAGACAAGTTAGAG GTTAAGAAGATGGTGCTCTATGCTGTAAGCTCAGCTGTGAAAGAGGCCCGAAGTTTGATGCCTAACCAGGAGTAA